CCTGCCTGCGTTGTTCGTCGGTTATTTTCATATCTCAAACGCATGCGCCCTTGTGATACTCTGGTTTCCCTCTGTCCATTCTTGTTCTACCGGCAGGCGTGTGTGCTCCCGTCCTAGATGCAGAGAATCTTCTTCTTGTCTCTTACGCTTGTTCTTGCTATCACGCTTTGCTTATGTTCCAATATATGATGATCGATGATGCGTGTTCAACTTGTTTCTTGTTATCATGCTTTGCTTATGTTTCAATATATGATGATTCGTGTTCAGGGGCGCAAACCATGTAGGCCGTGGGTACTGTGATGTGAGGCTTCTTTCCTGCTGATAAATTAGGATGATAGGCTGAGAAGAAAAGCCTGACTCTTGTAACAATCACTTGCTTGGTTTCCACTTCTTTGCGTGGCCGATTTGGCATCCAATGCATCATAATCACGTTTTCCCTGCTTGTTTTCATATCCAATGCATCCACTCATCAGAGCACCCTTTTCCCTATTTGTTTTCACTTCTTTTCCTAATAATTAATCATGTTTACCAATACTGCATTTCTACTGCTCTTTGTTCCCTTTTGAAGTTCACCGATTCAAATCTGATGTGACTTCTGTGTTAGTATACTAGCCATGATGTGTTTTATTCAAGTTATTAACCTACAAATTTGGCTTGAGATGCTACATGTTTATATGGCACGATTTATTGTTGTTTGCGTATGGTTATtaagattgattgattgattgattgctgTTTGTTGATTGATTGATTGGTGTTTGCTGTttgttgattgattgcttgattgcttgttgttTGTTGATTGGTATCAAACTTTGGTATTCGTAGTTCTTGATCTTAGGTAACAGACCTTGCACTATTCTTTTTTCTGAACTTTTTTGTGATTATGCAATGCTTTTCTAAGTATTTAAGGTACAAACATCTTGATCTGGACACATCACATTTGCTCTTTATTGTGTTGCTAAGGACACTGATGGGTTGAGTTGCATATAGTGCAGGTATATTTACATTCTTTACATTTTGTGATGCTGATGCCTCTAGTCCCAAAGTGTTTATTTACCCAAATTTTGCTACTGGAACTTTTGGTTTTAGATATTGGCACCTGATATTTGAATGGATGTTTTCATGATGCCTAATTTGATTCATTATCATTGTTCTGATGGTGTGCTACTGGTGTTTTAACTGAAGCTGTGGATCGCTCATCAACCTGGTATGTGTTTCGATGATAACCCATCTTGAATTTTACTCGTTCCTATATTTTACACAAATGTTTATCTCATGGCTGGTAATGGCAACCTTATGAATGCATAGCCCACATTTTAGCTAGTTATATAGTAATGCCATACTTGCTTGGATGATGTTCTGTATATGCAAGTGTGGTGAGCTCACATATTCTGTCGGCATCTATCTATGCAGCTGAGCTCTTTCTGGATAGGACAGAGGTACAATATTTACATCCATGGCAGAAGGTTCTTAAGCCTGAACTCATCAAAGGTCCTTGGACTCAAGAGGTTTGGCACTGCACTCCTGACTTTGCTCGAAAAACAAACCTTTTGCACATTTTATAGTTATATTTATGATTATGATATTTTTTCTACAGGAAGATGATAAAATTATTGATCTTGTAAGAAAGTATGGACCAAGAAAATGGTCTCATTGCAAGGACCTGCAGAAGGACCCTCCGACCTTAGCGCAGGTGATTTCCCCTCTGCCCCTTTTGATTCCGTCTAGATCTTGCCCCGAATTGATGAGCGCGCCGTTGGCGTGGCCTGTTTGTTAACTGTTGTTACTGGTCATGGGGGTTAGGTTGTCGATTATTTAGCTGTGCTCTTGCAGTGCTTTTAGGTTTGCTGGATTGATTGGTGGAGAATACTGCTTATGAACTATACATGGACTACTAATATGATTGACTCATGTCAAGTGTGTGATGTATCTTCTGAGCAGGCCATTTAAAAAAGCCCTTGGATTTTGTTCTGTTAGGTTATAAAGTATGCCAACCTTATTACAATTTATAGTCAGTACCAGTACCACATGGGCAGAACATGCACCACCCTGTAGCACTATATGCTATCTTAACTGCCATAACCAAAAGAAATTAAAATTGCCAAGCACTTCACATTTTATATGGACAGTTAGGCATGACTAGCACTATATAAGAAACATAAACAGTTCCAATCTAATCTGTTAGGCATGGACTAGACTATTTAATAAACTTAAGCAGTACCAACCAAATCAATAGGGAGAATTTTCGAGAGTGAACTATGTTTTAGCAGGTGAGGTGGCAATGGTCACCTGTCTTCCTTAGTCTATTAACGCATACTGGAATAAATATAATTAGTGAAACAACTTCAGCATTCATAATGTGTGTAAACCTGATGTTCTGTGTTTTTGTGGAGAATAAGTGGCTTCAGTGGATGTCCTGGCCTCCTGGGTGACTTGATGTTTTTTAATACAACAGTTGGTTCCACTAACCTCTTGAAATTAAGAATAATGAACTTTGAATTATTCTAATCATTGTACTGGATGGGTATATGATGATTGTTCACACATATAATTTCATGCCTAATTCTGAACTTGTTCACACATAACTAAAGCTGGCCGCTGTTTGATCTCGCAGCAAATATGACTTGTTTCTTACTCATACTTGACTGGCTTCATACGAATGCTTGTCTGACTGTTGTGTAATATGTATTACTTTCCTTTTATTCAGGAAGGTCCTGTAGGTGAGGACATGTTCCACTGGCAGGCCAGTATCATGGGACCCTTGGAAAGCCCGTTTACTGGTGGCCTATTTTTGGTGAACATCCATTTCCCACTGGATTATCCCTTCAAGCCCCCAAAGGTAATTTCCGGTGTACCGAGCTAACCTTTGTAAAAAGGAGTTCATATTGATTCTATGATATTGGAATTGCTATTACACAGATGTCTTGGGGTCCTCAAACAATTAGTTTGCTGCTGCTTGCTATCTTAACATTCAGACATGAACATATTTCAGGTCTCTTTCCGCACCAAGGTGTTCCACTTCCACTTTCACCCAAACATTAACAGCAACGGCAACATTTGCCTTGACATTCTCAAGGAACAGTGGAGCCCGACTTTGACCATATCAAAGGTAATGATCTGCATTCCTAGCTTGGTTGTTCCATTTTTGCTTAAAGCTTGTTGCTGATATAAGCTTGGTTACTTCAACAACTTAATCTCACAAAAATTCTTCATGTATGTTTCTCTAACATTTACCTGTCTCTGTTAACAGGCCCTCCTGTCAATCTATTTGTTGCTGACGGACCCCAACCCCAATGATCCTCTGGTGCCTGAGATTGCTCACATGTACAAGACTGATTGGGCCAAGTATGAGTCCACGACATGCTCCTCGACACAGAAGTACGCCATGGGTGGATGTATAGGCAAGCAATGTGGAGAGAGGTATTCTTTTGATTGTTCTATTTTTATGGTTTGCTGAAATACATTCCCCCCCGGGTGGGATTGTTTGCTAATTTTGAAACACACTAGTTACTTCCATTTGTGTACTTCTGTTTGTTCTTAGTTCTTCTCAGCTATAGCTAAAGTCAAAGACGACAAACCAGGTGACTTATTGGAGTTGCAGGACTATAAATCATCGGTAAGTTTTTATGCTTTCAAATGGTCAGAGTTTGAATTTTGATCAGTTTGTCTGACTTATTTTATACTGAATCCTTGATTCCTTGATAACTTAGATATACACACATGAATAATTACTTATGTTGTTATGATCATAAACTGATTTCTAAGTATCTTTGACTCATATGATGCTTTTTACATAACAGGTCATATGAATCTTCATTTGTAAATATGACTGCTGGTGCTGCCGATGATGTAAGCTACTTTTCTTGCTTCAAGAATAATATAAATATCATTTACATCACACTCACATTTTAAGTTGCTCATGTCATTTCAGGCTAGCCATCGGCTTGGAACTAATGAGAGACAACCGCTGTTGCCAACTTGAAACATATACTTTTTAGGTATGAATGGTTTACCTCTCCTCCTCTCGCGTCTGGTGAGGCAATTCATCCTCGGTTCGTGCCTCTCCTCCTCTCGCGTCTGGTGAGGCAATTCGTCCCCGATTCCCTCTCCTCTCGCCTCTGATTCGTCCATTTAGATTAGAAGAATCGCATATGATTTGTCATTTTGCTCGTTCTCGATTCATCTGCCTTGAAGTGCGTCTAATTCGACTGATTTTGCTCGTCCTAGATTCACTCGTTTATATAGAAAATCACGTTTGGTTTGATTTACTCGTCCTCCTCGTCACTTTAGAGTCGCTTGTGATATGATTTTGCTTGTCCCCGCTGTCGCCCTGATGCTCTCGCGTGTTCTTGGGGCCGTCTTGTCTGGGGTCTCTGTCCCTGCGACTCTGGGAGGAAGCGGGCGAGCAAGCGAGCGGTCGGTCGGTCTGGTTTGCGAACTAAAGTCTATTTGAGAAACTTCTGTTCCTGCGTTTCGTGTTCACGGTGGAGCGATATTTCCTGTGTTTACTTGTGCGTGCGCTTCTGTTATCTAACGATCCTGCGTTTCGTGTTCAAGGTGGAGCGATATTTCCTGCGTTTACTTGTGCGTGCGCTTCTGTTATCTGTCGATCCTGTGTTTCGTGTTCGTGTCGGGGCGACGGCTGCAGGAACGATGGGTTCTTGGTTCGGAAATTGGAGCAGTGTCAAATCGTTCCCTCTATATCACCACATGCGTTGTTCGTCGGTTATTTTCATATCTCAAACGCATGCGCTTGATACTCTGGTTGCCCTCTGTCGATCCATGTTCTACCGACAGGCGTGTGTGCTCCCATCCTAGATGTAGAGAATCCTGTTCTTGACAGTTGTTCTGATGCTGTTCTTTTCAATTGtttattgttatcatggtttgcttATGTTCCCATATGGCATGATTGAttgattgttgtttgttgtttgattgattggcttgagatggattgttgtttgttgtttgattgattggcttgagatggattgttgtttgttgtttgattgattggcttgagatggattgttgtttgttgtttgattGATTGCCTTGAGATGGATTGTTGTTTGCT
The Triticum dicoccoides isolate Atlit2015 ecotype Zavitan chromosome 3A, WEW_v2.0, whole genome shotgun sequence genome window above contains:
- the LOC119273092 gene encoding uncharacterized protein LOC119273092, producing MFCKNNMLSRFYFVKIVVLSSVKIVVLRRRLNVVASFRSGSLLFIEIVDGKFQNRMLLPFCVGAGRFGLKETIGDMENFKWAIDTIHDLAALVGLKTARELREKSVWIPPEITYNKLWIAHQPAELFLDRTEVQYLHPWQKVLKPELIKGPWTQEEDDKIIDLVRKYGPRKWSHCKDLQKDPPTLAQEGPVGEDMFHWQASIMGPLESPFTGGLFLVNIHFPLDYPFKPPKVSFRTKVFHFHFHPNINSNGNICLDILKEQWSPTLTISKALLSIYLLLTDPNPNDPLVPEIAHMYKTDWAKYESTTCSSTQKYAMGGCIGKQCGESSSQL